The genomic interval ATACTAATGTTACTAATGCGGTTTCTTTAAACATGGCTCAAATATTAACAAATATTGGAAATACTACTATATTAAATTCTCAATTAATAAAAAAATCGGTTCATCATTCAAATATCAATAATGTTGTTTATAATTATAATAATATCAGTATTATTAACTCTCAAGTTGATAATTTATTTTCAAATAAGAAATATGATGAAAATTCATATAAGATAGCTTCAATTATTATTAATAATTCTAAGTTAGATGGCATTAATTTTGAAGATGCATTTGTTTGTATTTATAACTCTAAAATTACTTTTGAATCTATTTTTAATAGTTGCAATGTGTCTATTGATGAAAGTAAATTTCTTTATCATGATAATATTATTTCGATAATGCACGTAACAAATTCAAATTTCACAGCGATTCATTCAGTTTTTAATTCTCATATTTTAACTGAATGTTCGTATGTTAATATTACATATTCTGTAATTTTAAGATCCATATCTGGAAATGCCTATAAATGTCATCTTTATGCACCTTATAATTGGTGGGGTATTAATTCTGGTCCATCTTATAAATATTTTAAAGAGGTTAATGTTAGTTATTGGGCAGTATCTACTTTTGAATATGGGTCTGATTATATTCCTATTAATCCTAATTCAACTTTTACAACAACATTAAATAAATGGAGTGATGGAAATTCTACATTTGAATTTAGAACTGGGGAATATTTACCATACAGACATTTAAAATTCGAATCTCAAAATGGTAACTTTTTATATTCATCTGCAAATATTGATAAAATTTTTTCAAATTATTTAATTGGAAACAATCTTGATTGTCATGTTTATGTTATTGTAGACTTTCAAAGACTATCTCTTAAGATTGGGAAAGGTTTATCTAACTATAATTATTTTGTCTCACCAGAAGGGCATGATGGTTTAGGTAATGGTACTTTTGAAAATCCATTTAAGACAATAAGTTATGCTGTTTCTAAAGCAGGGAATGGAAATACTATTTGCTTATTAGAAGGAATTTATAAAAGTAATTGGAATTCTAATGTTAAAATTACAAAGAATATAAATATGGTTGGATTAGGAAATGTAACTTTATTAAGATCTAATGATTATAGTATATTTGATATTAAAGAATGGGGTGCTTTGTCGTTAAAAAATATTAAATTTTCTGTTGAGATAAGGGAATATGTAGTTCCATTAATTATTTTAAATGGCGGAAATTTATCTGTTATTAACTGTTCTTTTTCAAATATAACTTCATATTGTGTTATTGTTACACAAAACGGAATAGAACATAATGGAATTGTTAATATATATGATTCTTATTTTGTAGACATTTCAGGATCAATATTAAGAGGTTCTGCTAAAATAAATGTTAAAAATTCTTTATTTAAAAGAATTCAATGTTATAAGGCTATTAAAGGTTCTGAATATTATAATGCACTATTTCCAATTTTATCTTCAATAGAAATTTATAACTCTCGATTTCAAAATAATCTAATGGGCATTGTAAATTTATATCCATTTACTTATTCTTCTTCAAAACTTAGATATTCCCAATATAATGATCTATATTCCAGATATGCTTATATTAAAAACACAACATTTGAAAATAATGTATTTTTCGATAAAAATGATTATTATTCAAGTAATGGGATTGGATTAGATATTTATAATGAAAATGGACATTTTTATGGATTTATAGATAACTGTTCATTCATTAATAATAAAGGTCAATTAGCCATAGCTACTAGTGTTAATTCCTCGATATTTATGAATAATTTTGAATCTCGTTATGATAATAGTATGGTTTATGCTGATTTAATTAATAATTCAGTTTTTATTAAGAATAAAAATCTGTATAAAGATTATAATAATGTATTTATCGGTAATGGTATAGCTAGTGCTAGATGTATATTGGAATCTATTTTTATGTATAATGAAGCTGCTTTTGGTGGGGCTATTGCAGATACAAAAGAAGCCCATTATTGTGTTTTTGTAAATAACACTTCTAAATATGGAGGTAATGATATTTATTCTTATTCAGGTGATGTAGATTATTCTAGTAATTGGTGGGGGAATAATCAAAAACCAAACTCGGATAAAGTGTTTATTTTCCTTGGAACTTTAACTTTAAGTAATTGGGTCATAATGACATTTGAATCGGTTTCAAATTCTATTATTAAAGCTTCATTAGATTATCTTAATAATGATGAAGGTAATATTTGTAAAATTAACCACAATATGCCTTCTCGTATGGTGTATTTCAAAATTGACCAAGGAATCCTTTCTCCAGAAAATACTTTACTTATAAATAATTCTGCTTATACAAACATGACTTATGATTTAAATTTAGATTTTAAAGTCTATGCAAGAATTGATAATCAATTATTAGATTTAGATATTAGAAGTACTAAAACTCTTTTAATAATGGAAGATGTTATTTTTAAAGGTAAAAATAATAATTTTGTTGTTGATTTAATCAATATTAATGGTTATAAAATATTTAATCAAACATTAGTTGTTGAGATTATTGATGAAAATAATACACAGAAGATATTTACAATTCAAACTGATGATAATGGTCATGCAGAATTTAATGTAGATTATCCAGTTGGTATTTATCAGATAAATATTAATTATTTAGGCAATGGTTTTTTCGAAAAATGTAATTCTACTTCTATAATGAAAATAATAAAATCTAATACTTATTTAATTAGTTATAATCAAACATATTATGGTAAAAATAACTTGTTTAAAGTTATATTATTTGGTGAAGGAGATAAAAAATTAAGCAACATGCTGATAAAATTTACTATTATAGATTCTAAAGGTAATTTAAGAGAAATTTATTCTTTAACAAATCAGGAAGCTACTGGTGAAATTATTATAAATTTGGATGTAGGTGAATATACAATCAAATCTGAATTTTTAGGTGATTCATGGTATTCCTATTCAATTAGTATTTCCCATATATTAGTTAATCCTGTTAATTCTACAATTATTGTTCCTGATGTTACATTATATGGTGCTGGTGATGTTTATAATATTACTTTAAAAGATATTCATGGATCATTAATATGTGGTGAAAATATTATTGTCACAATAACTCAAGGAACATTGTGCGATAAATTTATATTAAAAACAGATAATAATGGTGTTGCAAAATTAACTATAAACTATTTACCTGGAATTTATAATATTAAAGCCCAGTTTGTAGGAGATAATATATATGCTTCTACAAGTGGTGAAGGAGTTATTAAAGTTGAAAAAATCTTTACTATAATTTCAGGATTTCATCATTGTATTTTACCATTAAATGGAATATACACGGTTGTTTTAAGTGATATGTATGGTCGGCGTGTTAATAATGAATCTGTAACCTTATCATTATATAAAGGTAACTTAATAAAAAAATACACAATTAACACTGATGCTAATGGCGAAGCTGATTTTGTTATAAACCTTGAGGAAGGAACTTACCTAACAACTCTTGATTATAGTGGAAATAAGTGGTATTGTGATGCAACTAATGCAGCAACTATTGTTATTAGTAAAAAAGTTACTTTATCTAATATTTATATAAATTCAACAGATTTAGTTCAGTACTATGGAGAGAATAAATATTTCATAATAAAATTTAATGATCCGAACGCATATAGTCAATATGGTAAGAAAATCACAGTTACAATATCTTCTGGTTTGTGGTCACAAGCTTATGAGATTTTCACTGATATTTTTGGTCTTGCACGCTTAAAAATAAATTTAAATCCCGGAGAATATAATATTACTTATAAATATTCAAATAGTCATTATAACATATTTGCTTCATCTTCAAATACTATATCTGTTTATAAAATGCCAACGGTTTTAATAGCCAATAATTTGGTAATGAAAAATAATGAAAAATATTTATATAAAATAAATCTTCGAGATATTAATAATAACCCTATTAAAAACATGCTTGTTAATATTGATATTGGTGGTGTAAAATATAATTCTACTACAAATGATGAGGGTATAGCTAAAATATTACTTAGTTTGAGTGTTGGAAAACATATTATTAGTTATAATTTTACCAATCCAAATTATTTGTCCTCAAATGAATCATCTGTTATTCTTGTTGTTGATAGTGATAAGATACCTTCAAATTTATATTCACTAGATATTAATGCATTTGATAATCAAATATTAAATTTCACCATAAGATTGTCAGATATGTTAAATAATAGTATAGTAAGTTCTGAAGTAATACTTAAGCTTTCTACATTTTATGGAGAATCAATTATTAATATTACCGGTATAACAGATTCTGATGGAAAAATTACTTTTAATTTAAATTTAGATTATGGAAAATATATAGCTAATTTACACTATAATGGGAATGCCTTGTATTTAGCCAGTTATTCAACTAATACTATTAATATTGAATCAGCTGATAATCGTACAAAAACTATTTTATTTAATGGAGAAACAAAATTAACTAATTCTAAAGAGTATTATGTTGTTTTGTCTGATATTAATGGAACTTTACTTGCTAATAAAGAAATTAAATTTATCATTGGAAATAAAACAATTACTAGTATAACAGATGAAAAAGGAAGAGCTTACTTAAGTTTAAACCTAGATCCTAATTATTATATTATAAAAGCTATTTTTAATGGTGATGATAATTACAAAGCAGTTTCTAGTTTGAAAAAGATATTTATTTCAGGTGAACTAACTCAATTATATGCTATACCATTAGTTAAATATTATAGAAATGGAACTCAATTTCATGCAAGACTTGTAAATTCTAATGGAATTCCTTTAATTAATAAAATATTATCTATTTTATTGGAAGGAGTTTATTATAATTGTACAACTGATGAAAATGGGTGGATTACTTTAAACATTGATTTAAAACCAGGATTTTATAATGTGGAATGTTATTATTATTCAAATAACACTAATGAAAATTCTTTTGATAAAACAAATATTACTGTATTATCTACTGTTTTAGGTCAAAGTGAAGTAAAATATTATGGAGATTATCCTTATTTAACAATTAAATTTTTAGATGGTGCAGGGAATATAATTAAAAACACAATTTTTGTTATTGATATTGATGGTAAAAAATACTCAGCACAAACTAATAATGAAGGTATTTTTAATTTTAATCTTAATTTAAATTCAGGACATCATGTTATTTCAGTTAACAATCCTTATGATGGTTTATTTGTAACTTATACATTAGATATTTTAACCACTATTTATGCAAATAATCTAGTTAAAGTTTTTAACAATGGTGTTTCATATACTGCACAATTATTAGATAACACTGGAAATCCATTAAAAAATAAAAATGTAAAAATAATTATTAATGGTGTTTTATATTATAAAAAAACCGATGTTAATGGTATTTTAGAGTTAAATATGGATTTTAATCCTAAAACTTATCTTGTAACAGTTTTTAATCCAGTTACTAATGAATATATTGAAAATACAGTTAGAGTATTACCAACACTTATTAATAACAATAATATAAACATGTATTTCTCTGATGGTGCTTTTTATAAAGTTCTTGTTGTTGGAATTGATGGTAAAATTGTTGGATCGGGTGTAGTTGTTAAAATTAAAGTTAATGGCAAAATTTACAAAATTAAAACAAATAAGTATGGTTATGCTTTGTTTAAAATAAATTTAAAACCTGGGAAATATATAATTACTGCAGAATACAATTCATACAAAGTATCAAATAAAATTAATGTAAAAGCATTGCTAACTGCTAAAAATATTTCTAAGAAAAAATCTAAAAAGATTAAATTTTCTTCTAAATTAGTCGATACTAAAGGAAAAGCATTAAATGGTAAAAAAATAACTTTTAAATTTAAGGGAAAAATCTACAAAGCTAAAACTAATAAAAATGGAATAGCTACAATTACGATTAAGAATTTAAAAATTGGAAAATATACTATAATGTCAATATGGAATAAATTCACGATAAAGAACACTATAAAAATTAAAAAATAAATATGCATGAGAATTAT from Methanobrevibacter sp. V74 carries:
- a CDS encoding Ig-like domain repeat protein — protein: MAFVSAYDNNTRSTEVSFDSEYNLGDINGNNNSLENQEIYVDPLGSDDANGSFQNPVSSIHCAVDMARNNSKIILMDGEYKGINNTLILINKNLTIKSFSNNVIINGENKYAFFKITSDSSLILNNIKFINGYTDSYSQLGVINNLGTLLVTNSSFNNMNSIMGAFFNEGNLIIKNTNVTNAVSLNMAQILTNIGNTTILNSQLIKKSVHHSNINNVVYNYNNISIINSQVDNLFSNKKYDENSYKIASIIINNSKLDGINFEDAFVCIYNSKITFESIFNSCNVSIDESKFLYHDNIISIMHVTNSNFTAIHSVFNSHILTECSYVNITYSVILRSISGNAYKCHLYAPYNWWGINSGPSYKYFKEVNVSYWAVSTFEYGSDYIPINPNSTFTTTLNKWSDGNSTFEFRTGEYLPYRHLKFESQNGNFLYSSANIDKIFSNYLIGNNLDCHVYVIVDFQRLSLKIGKGLSNYNYFVSPEGHDGLGNGTFENPFKTISYAVSKAGNGNTICLLEGIYKSNWNSNVKITKNINMVGLGNVTLLRSNDYSIFDIKEWGALSLKNIKFSVEIREYVVPLIILNGGNLSVINCSFSNITSYCVIVTQNGIEHNGIVNIYDSYFVDISGSILRGSAKINVKNSLFKRIQCYKAIKGSEYYNALFPILSSIEIYNSRFQNNLMGIVNLYPFTYSSSKLRYSQYNDLYSRYAYIKNTTFENNVFFDKNDYYSSNGIGLDIYNENGHFYGFIDNCSFINNKGQLAIATSVNSSIFMNNFESRYDNSMVYADLINNSVFIKNKNLYKDYNNVFIGNGIASARCILESIFMYNEAAFGGAIADTKEAHYCVFVNNTSKYGGNDIYSYSGDVDYSSNWWGNNQKPNSDKVFIFLGTLTLSNWVIMTFESVSNSIIKASLDYLNNDEGNICKINHNMPSRMVYFKIDQGILSPENTLLINNSAYTNMTYDLNLDFKVYARIDNQLLDLDIRSTKTLLIMEDVIFKGKNNNFVVDLININGYKIFNQTLVVEIIDENNTQKIFTIQTDDNGHAEFNVDYPVGIYQININYLGNGFFEKCNSTSIMKIIKSNTYLISYNQTYYGKNNLFKVILFGEGDKKLSNMLIKFTIIDSKGNLREIYSLTNQEATGEIIINLDVGEYTIKSEFLGDSWYSYSISISHILVNPVNSTIIVPDVTLYGAGDVYNITLKDIHGSLICGENIIVTITQGTLCDKFILKTDNNGVAKLTINYLPGIYNIKAQFVGDNIYASTSGEGVIKVEKIFTIISGFHHCILPLNGIYTVVLSDMYGRRVNNESVTLSLYKGNLIKKYTINTDANGEADFVINLEEGTYLTTLDYSGNKWYCDATNAATIVISKKVTLSNIYINSTDLVQYYGENKYFIIKFNDPNAYSQYGKKITVTISSGLWSQAYEIFTDIFGLARLKINLNPGEYNITYKYSNSHYNIFASSSNTISVYKMPTVLIANNLVMKNNEKYLYKINLRDINNNPIKNMLVNIDIGGVKYNSTTNDEGIAKILLSLSVGKHIISYNFTNPNYLSSNESSVILVVDSDKIPSNLYSLDINAFDNQILNFTIRLSDMLNNSIVSSEVILKLSTFYGESIINITGITDSDGKITFNLNLDYGKYIANLHYNGNALYLASYSTNTINIESADNRTKTILFNGETKLTNSKEYYVVLSDINGTLLANKEIKFIIGNKTITSITDEKGRAYLSLNLDPNYYIIKAIFNGDDNYKAVSSLKKIFISGELTQLYAIPLVKYYRNGTQFHARLVNSNGIPLINKILSILLEGVYYNCTTDENGWITLNIDLKPGFYNVECYYYSNNTNENSFDKTNITVLSTVLGQSEVKYYGDYPYLTIKFLDGAGNIIKNTIFVIDIDGKKYSAQTNNEGIFNFNLNLNSGHHVISVNNPYDGLFVTYTLDILTTIYANNLVKVFNNGVSYTAQLLDNTGNPLKNKNVKIIINGVLYYKKTDVNGILELNMDFNPKTYLVTVFNPVTNEYIENTVRVLPTLINNNNINMYFSDGAFYKVLVVGIDGKIVGSGVVVKIKVNGKIYKIKTNKYGYALFKINLKPGKYIITAEYNSYKVSNKINVKALLTAKNISKKKSKKIKFSSKLVDTKGKALNGKKITFKFKGKIYKAKTNKNGIATITIKNLKIGKYTIMSIWNKFTIKNTIKIKK